Within bacterium, the genomic segment TCGGGATCCGGCAATTCTCGAAGAAGAGGAGGGTCGTGTTCGAGCTATGGTTCCCCATCTTCTCCAGGGTCTTGCCGACGCTGAAACCCTTCGTATCGGTGGGGAACGTCACCAGGCTGATGCCCTTGTGGCCCGGCCCTCCGGTGCGCACCGCGAGGGTGATGAAGTCCGCCCGCCCGCCGTTGGTGATGTACATCTTGGCGCCGTTGATGACGTAGTCTCCGCCGTCGGCCTTGGCGGCCGTCTTGATCGACATCACGTCCGACCCGCAACCGGGCTCGGTCACGCCGAGCGCGCCGACCTTGTCGCCGGCGATCGCGGGCTTGACGAAGAGGTCCTTCTGCTCCTGCGTGCCGAGGACGTCGATGACGGGCGTCGAGATGTCGGCCTGGACGAGCAGGTCCATGGCCACGCCCGCCATGCGGCAACGGATGATCTCCTCGCAGAAGACGACCTTGAACCAGTAGTCGCCGCCGCTCCCCCCGACCGACTCGGGAAAGCAGACGCCCAGGATCCCGAGGTCGCCCGCCATCTTGAAGACGGATTTAGGGAAGTCCTTCGCCTTTTCCCATTCCTCTTTATGAGGAAGGAGTTCCTTCTCGGCGAAGTCGCGGACGGTTTTTCGGAAGAGCTCGTGCTCGGGGGAAAAAGGATTGGGGAGAGCCATGGCAAGAACCGTATCGCCCGCCCTTGGAATTATCAAACTGATAAATTCTATCATTTTGATAACGCGCCATAAGAAAAACTCATCCGCCGTCGGAATAAATATCTTTAAGATCCAGAGCTTATAAAAATATTCGAGGCGAAAACAATGGCACGAATAATGCTTCCCTTAAGCGCTTCCAGAGAGCCGCCCAAATGGTTTGGGCGGCCCACACAAACGGGGGAGGTCTTATGTTTGGAACCAGAGGATACAGAATCGG encodes:
- a CDS encoding acyl-CoA dehydrogenase family protein — protein: MALPNPFSPEHELFRKTVRDFAEKELLPHKEEWEKAKDFPKSVFKMAGDLGILGVCFPESVGGSGGDYWFKVVFCEEIIRCRMAGVAMDLLVQADISTPVIDVLGTQEQKDLFVKPAIAGDKVGALGVTEPGCGSDVMSIKTAAKADGGDYVINGAKMYITNGGRADFITLAVRTGGPGHKGISLVTFPTDTKGFSVGKTLEKMGNHSSNTTLLFFENCRIPKRFLLGQENMGFAYIMKNFQGERLVAALTSTAGSELALQDAIAYCREREAFGKRVIDFQVWQHKFADLATQLEAARRLNYHAVELFIAGVECTKEISMAKLFAGDLAQRVAYDCLQALGGAGYMEEYDMSRFARDIRLMTIGGGTSEIMKEIIAKRMGLS